In the Arthrobacter zhaoxinii genome, one interval contains:
- a CDS encoding LLM class flavin-dependent oxidoreductase: MQIGVFSVSDITRDPVTGKLPTEAERIKAAVAIARKVEEIGMDVYATGEHHNPPFYASSPTTLLGYIAAQTERIILSTTTTLITTNDPVKIAEDFAMLQHLADGRVDLVLGRGNTAPVYPWFGKDPQDSVELTVENYNLLRQLWDKETVNWEGKFRTPLHNFTATPRPLDGVAPFVWHGSIRTPQVAEIAAYFGDGFFANNIFWPKEHYMQLIGLYRERYEHYGHGRADQAVVGLGGQFFMRKNSQDAVNEFRPYFDNAPVYGHGPSMEDFTAQTPLTVGSPQEVLEKTLSFQEYFGDYQRQLFLIDHAGLPLKTVLEQLDLFGEYVLPELRKEFDARRPADVPEGPTHAARVAARDAAASDPAVQ; encoded by the coding sequence ATGCAGATCGGCGTATTCAGCGTCAGCGACATCACCCGGGACCCCGTCACCGGGAAACTCCCCACCGAAGCTGAGCGGATCAAGGCAGCGGTGGCCATCGCCCGCAAGGTCGAAGAGATCGGCATGGACGTCTACGCCACCGGCGAGCACCACAACCCGCCCTTCTACGCCAGCTCCCCCACCACACTGCTGGGCTACATCGCCGCGCAGACCGAGCGGATCATCCTCTCCACCACCACCACGCTGATCACCACGAATGACCCGGTGAAGATTGCCGAGGACTTCGCCATGCTCCAGCACCTGGCCGACGGCCGGGTGGACCTGGTGCTGGGACGCGGCAATACCGCCCCGGTCTACCCCTGGTTCGGCAAGGATCCGCAGGACTCGGTGGAACTGACCGTGGAGAACTACAACCTCCTGCGCCAGCTCTGGGACAAGGAGACGGTGAACTGGGAGGGCAAATTCCGCACCCCGCTGCACAACTTCACTGCCACGCCCCGGCCGCTCGACGGCGTCGCCCCCTTCGTCTGGCACGGTTCCATCCGCACGCCGCAGGTGGCGGAGATTGCCGCGTACTTCGGGGACGGCTTCTTCGCCAACAACATCTTCTGGCCGAAGGAGCACTACATGCAGCTGATCGGCCTGTACCGCGAGCGCTACGAACACTACGGCCACGGCCGCGCCGACCAGGCCGTTGTGGGACTGGGCGGACAGTTCTTTATGCGGAAGAACTCCCAGGACGCCGTCAACGAGTTCCGCCCGTACTTCGACAATGCGCCCGTCTACGGCCACGGTCCGTCCATGGAGGACTTCACCGCCCAGACACCGCTGACCGTCGGCAGCCCGCAGGAGGTGCTGGAGAAGACCCTGAGTTTCCAGGAGTACTTCGGCGACTACCAGCGCCAGCTGTTCCTGATCGACCATGCCGGGCTGCCGCTGAAGACGGTCCTGGAGCAGCTGGACCTCTTCGGCGAATACGTGCTGCCGGAGCTGCGGAAGGAATTCGATGCCCGCCGCCCGGCGGACGTTCCCGAGGGCCCCACCCACGCCGCGCGCGTGGCGGCCAGGGATGCTGCCGCGTCGGACCCCGCGGTTCAGTAG
- a CDS encoding efflux RND transporter permease subunit: MDRLAKLSLSNRALIALITVFVAVFGVISMSSLKQELIPSLEFPQISVITALPGASPEVVDAQISEPLEGALTAVEGLESSSATSRSGISTISLTFAYGTDLDRARGQVDRAISNSRQLLPDDANPQSLAGSISDFPIVYLAVSSDEPLAELNADLQRLTVPRLQKIEGVRTAEVTGGSTRHVAILPDNAALAAAGVTPTAIVDALENSGDLLPAGTVDEDGRTLSIQVGAPLDSLEKISGLPVESSQSTPGSTPVTIGDVASVDITEDESSSITRTNGEATLAVSITKTPAGDTVGISHEVMDLLPALQDELGNGAVFTVIFDQAPFIEKSISDLTTEGLLGLGFAVLVILVFLLSLRSTLVTAVSIPLSLLVTFIGLLAFGYSLNILTLGALTIAIGRVVDDSIVVIENIKRHLGYGEDKRSAILTAVREVAGAVTASTLTTVAVFAPIAFVGGLAGELFRPFAVTTTLALLASLLVSLTIVPVLAYWFLKSSPPVADPAAYRAEAEERESRTLLQRGYLPILRTTQRHPVYTVTAGLIILVATAAMTPLLPTNLLGDTGQNTFSVRQELPAGTSLERTSEAAAEVEDILGGTEGVKDVQVTMGTSTSGLGAFTGGGSSVANFTVITEEGVDQVALRDTVRSALEDVADDAGEVTLGSTGGGFGTSNTVDISLSAGDPADLQPASDALVEAMSDLPGVAEASSNLSSSQPVVQISIDRAKAVAAGLNEQQIAGLVASTISPLPAGSVRLGTDDLQVLIGEGTPITSLEQLNSISVPAGTGSVPLSSLATVEEVEVPTSVSSSGGERTAVVSVSPDGDNLGATITEVQNRLADVDLPASVTAELSGAATQQNESFTQLGLALLAAIAIVYVIMVATFKSLLQPLILLVSIPFAATGAILLLLLTGVPLGLPSLVGMLMLVGIVVTNAIVLMDLINQYRQPRGSEPGMNVEDAIFRGARQRLRPILMTALATVFALTPMALGVTGEGGFISRPLAIVVIGGLISSTALTLILVPVLYRLVEGAREKRQQRKETAGAAAGA, encoded by the coding sequence ATGGACCGTTTGGCCAAGCTGTCCCTCTCCAACCGGGCGCTCATTGCCCTGATCACGGTTTTCGTGGCGGTTTTCGGGGTCATTTCAATGAGCTCCCTGAAGCAGGAACTGATCCCGTCACTGGAGTTTCCGCAGATCAGCGTCATCACGGCACTGCCCGGGGCTTCCCCCGAGGTGGTGGATGCCCAGATCAGCGAACCGCTGGAAGGCGCCCTCACCGCCGTCGAAGGCCTCGAGTCCTCCTCGGCGACGTCCCGGTCCGGGATCTCCACGATCAGCCTGACCTTCGCCTACGGAACCGACCTGGACCGGGCACGCGGGCAGGTGGACCGGGCCATTTCCAACTCCCGCCAGCTGCTTCCCGACGATGCCAATCCGCAGTCGCTGGCCGGAAGCATCAGCGATTTCCCGATTGTCTACCTTGCGGTGTCCTCGGATGAACCGCTGGCCGAGCTCAACGCGGATCTGCAGCGGCTGACGGTCCCGCGCCTGCAGAAGATCGAAGGTGTCCGCACGGCCGAGGTGACGGGCGGCTCCACCCGCCACGTGGCCATCCTGCCCGACAACGCAGCTCTGGCCGCCGCAGGCGTCACCCCCACGGCCATCGTCGACGCACTGGAAAACAGCGGAGACCTGCTGCCTGCCGGCACGGTCGACGAAGACGGCCGCACCCTCTCGATCCAGGTGGGCGCGCCGCTGGACAGCCTCGAGAAGATCTCCGGCCTGCCGGTCGAATCCAGCCAGTCGACGCCGGGCAGCACTCCGGTCACCATCGGCGACGTGGCATCGGTGGACATCACGGAGGATGAATCCAGCTCCATCACCCGGACCAACGGCGAAGCCACCCTGGCCGTGTCCATCACCAAGACCCCGGCCGGGGACACGGTCGGCATTTCCCACGAAGTCATGGACCTGCTGCCCGCACTCCAGGACGAACTGGGCAACGGCGCAGTTTTCACGGTCATCTTCGACCAGGCCCCCTTCATCGAGAAATCCATTTCCGACCTCACCACGGAGGGACTGCTCGGCCTCGGCTTCGCCGTCCTGGTGATCCTGGTCTTCCTGCTCTCCCTGCGCTCCACCCTGGTCACGGCCGTGTCCATTCCGCTGTCGCTGCTGGTGACCTTCATTGGGCTGCTCGCCTTCGGATACTCCCTGAACATCCTCACCCTCGGTGCGCTGACCATCGCCATCGGCCGCGTCGTGGATGACTCCATTGTGGTGATCGAGAACATCAAGCGGCACCTCGGCTACGGCGAGGACAAACGCAGTGCCATCCTGACGGCCGTCCGCGAGGTCGCCGGCGCCGTAACGGCGTCGACCCTCACCACTGTGGCGGTGTTTGCACCCATCGCCTTTGTCGGCGGCCTGGCGGGCGAGCTGTTCCGCCCCTTCGCGGTGACCACAACGCTCGCCCTGCTGGCCTCCCTGCTGGTGTCGCTGACGATTGTCCCGGTGCTGGCCTACTGGTTCCTGAAGTCCTCCCCGCCGGTCGCCGATCCGGCGGCCTACCGTGCCGAGGCCGAGGAACGCGAGTCGCGGACCCTCCTGCAGCGCGGCTACCTGCCGATCCTGCGCACCACCCAGCGCCACCCCGTCTACACGGTGACCGCCGGGCTGATCATCCTCGTCGCGACCGCGGCAATGACCCCGCTGCTGCCCACCAACCTGCTGGGCGACACGGGACAGAACACCTTCAGCGTGCGGCAGGAGCTGCCCGCGGGCACGTCCCTCGAACGGACGTCCGAGGCCGCCGCCGAGGTGGAGGACATCCTGGGCGGCACCGAGGGCGTCAAGGACGTCCAGGTCACCATGGGCACCTCCACGTCCGGGCTCGGAGCCTTCACCGGCGGCGGCTCCTCGGTGGCCAACTTCACCGTCATCACCGAGGAAGGCGTGGACCAGGTGGCACTGCGGGACACCGTGCGGTCCGCGCTTGAGGACGTCGCCGACGACGCCGGCGAAGTCACCCTGGGCAGCACCGGCGGCGGCTTCGGCACCTCCAACACGGTGGACATTTCCCTCTCTGCCGGGGATCCGGCCGACCTGCAGCCGGCCAGTGACGCCCTGGTGGAGGCCATGTCCGATCTGCCGGGCGTTGCGGAGGCGAGCAGCAACCTGTCCTCCTCCCAGCCCGTGGTGCAGATCAGCATTGACCGCGCCAAGGCAGTTGCCGCCGGCCTGAACGAGCAGCAGATTGCCGGCCTGGTGGCTTCCACCATCAGCCCGCTGCCGGCCGGATCGGTACGGCTGGGCACCGATGACCTCCAGGTACTCATCGGCGAGGGCACCCCCATCACGTCGCTGGAGCAGCTGAACAGCATTTCCGTGCCCGCCGGCACCGGCTCGGTGCCGCTGAGCTCCCTGGCCACGGTGGAAGAGGTGGAGGTGCCGACGTCGGTCTCCTCCTCCGGTGGCGAGCGCACCGCCGTCGTCTCCGTCTCCCCGGACGGGGACAACCTGGGCGCGACCATCACCGAAGTCCAGAACCGGCTGGCCGACGTGGACCTGCCCGCCAGCGTGACCGCCGAACTCAGCGGCGCCGCCACCCAGCAGAACGAGTCCTTCACCCAGCTGGGCCTGGCCCTGCTGGCGGCGATTGCCATTGTCTACGTGATCATGGTCGCCACCTTCAAGTCGCTGCTGCAGCCGCTGATCCTGCTGGTCTCCATTCCGTTCGCGGCCACCGGCGCCATCCTGCTGCTGCTGCTCACCGGCGTTCCGCTGGGCCTGCCGTCCCTGGTCGGCATGCTGATGCTGGTGGGCATTGTGGTGACCAACGCGATTGTCCTGATGGACCTGATCAACCAGTACCGGCAGCCGCGGGGCAGCGAACCGGGCATGAATGTGGAGGACGCCATTTTCCGCGGCGCCCGCCAGCGCCTGCGCCCCATCCTCATGACCGCGCTGGCCACCGTCTTCGCCCTCACCCCGATGGCGCTGGGCGTGACCGGGGAGGGCGGCTTCATCTCCCGCCCGCTGGCCATTGTGGTGATCGGCGGGCTGATCTCCTCCACCGCCCTGACGCTGATCCTGGTACCGGTGCTTTACCGCCTGGTGGAGGGGGCCCGCGAGAAGCGGCAGCAGCGGAAGGAAACCGCCGGGGCGGCTGCCGGGGCCTAG
- a CDS encoding ABC transporter ATP-binding protein, protein MTDLTTDSPLLEVSNLAVNFRTMEGEVPAVRNAGFSLPAGKTLAIVGESGSGKSTTAMAVIGLLPGNGKVASGSIRFDGQELVGLPESKMRAIRGRSIGLVPQDPMSNLNPVTKIGTQVAETLLVHGMATSKDVDRKVVEVLTAAGLPNAAERAKQYPHEFSGGMRQRALIAIGLACRPRLLIADEPTSALDVTVQRTILDQIDRMTEELGSSVLLITHDLGLAAERASELVVMHRGEVVETGPARQLLEDPQHPYTQSLVRAAPSVAAVRLSPGAFAGHAAPKGGATAGPSETLAAEPAAAEPDNIVEFRDLTKVFKIRGRSDDFYAAKNVTLDIPRGRTVAIVGESGSGKTTTARMLLKLIEPTSGTMTFDGMDVATLDKVQLREFRQRVQPIFQDPYSSLDPMYTIERILEEPLKTYRRGDKAERRRRVLELMEQVALPTEMLHRYPAELSGGQRQRVAIARALALKPELIVCDEPVSALDVLVQAQILQLLGDLQREFGLSYLFISHDLAVVRLISDYVCVMKDGELVEAATSEEVFSNPRHPYTRKLLASIPGNELNIDSELAS, encoded by the coding sequence ATGACTGATTTGACCACTGATTCGCCCCTGCTCGAGGTGAGCAACCTCGCCGTTAATTTCCGGACCATGGAGGGAGAAGTCCCCGCCGTCCGCAACGCCGGTTTTTCCCTCCCGGCCGGCAAGACGCTGGCCATTGTGGGGGAGTCCGGCTCCGGAAAGTCCACTACCGCAATGGCCGTTATCGGGCTGCTGCCGGGTAACGGCAAGGTCGCCTCGGGCAGCATCCGCTTCGACGGGCAGGAACTGGTGGGCCTTCCGGAGTCCAAGATGCGGGCCATCCGCGGGCGTTCCATCGGACTGGTTCCGCAGGATCCCATGTCCAACCTCAACCCGGTCACCAAGATCGGCACCCAGGTTGCCGAAACCCTGCTGGTCCACGGCATGGCGACCTCCAAGGATGTGGACCGGAAGGTCGTAGAGGTCCTCACCGCGGCGGGGTTGCCCAATGCCGCCGAACGTGCCAAGCAGTACCCGCATGAGTTCTCCGGCGGCATGCGCCAGCGTGCCCTGATTGCCATTGGCCTGGCGTGCCGCCCGCGGCTGCTGATCGCCGACGAACCCACCAGTGCCCTGGACGTCACGGTCCAGCGGACCATCCTGGATCAGATTGACCGGATGACCGAGGAGCTCGGGTCTTCCGTCCTGCTGATTACCCATGACCTGGGGCTCGCCGCCGAGCGTGCCTCCGAACTGGTGGTGATGCACCGCGGCGAGGTGGTGGAAACCGGTCCCGCCCGCCAGCTGCTGGAGGATCCGCAGCACCCGTACACCCAGTCCCTGGTCCGTGCCGCCCCCAGCGTGGCGGCCGTGCGGCTCAGCCCCGGTGCCTTTGCCGGCCATGCCGCGCCGAAGGGCGGAGCGACCGCCGGGCCGTCGGAGACCCTGGCTGCCGAGCCCGCCGCGGCGGAGCCGGATAACATCGTGGAGTTCCGCGACCTCACCAAGGTCTTCAAGATCCGCGGCCGTTCCGATGATTTCTATGCCGCGAAGAATGTCACCCTGGACATTCCGCGCGGCCGCACCGTGGCGATTGTGGGGGAGTCCGGTTCCGGCAAGACCACCACCGCGCGGATGCTGCTGAAACTGATTGAACCCACCAGCGGAACCATGACCTTTGACGGCATGGACGTCGCCACCCTGGACAAGGTCCAGCTGCGCGAGTTCCGGCAGCGGGTGCAGCCGATCTTCCAGGACCCGTATTCCTCGCTGGACCCGATGTACACCATCGAACGGATCCTGGAGGAGCCGCTCAAGACCTACCGCCGCGGCGACAAGGCAGAGCGCCGCCGTCGGGTGCTGGAACTGATGGAGCAGGTGGCGCTGCCGACGGAGATGCTGCACCGCTACCCCGCGGAGCTCTCGGGCGGGCAGCGGCAGCGTGTGGCCATCGCCCGTGCCCTGGCGCTGAAGCCGGAGCTGATTGTCTGCGACGAGCCGGTCTCGGCCCTGGACGTCCTGGTACAGGCGCAGATCCTCCAGCTGCTCGGGGACCTGCAGCGCGAGTTCGGTCTCAGCTACCTCTTTATCTCCCATGACCTGGCGGTGGTCCGGCTGATTTCCGACTACGTGTGCGTTATGAAGGACGGCGAACTGGTGGAGGCCGCTACCTCGGAGGAAGTCTTCTCCAACCCGCGCCACCCCTACACGCGGAAGCTCCTGGCATCCATCCCGGGCAACGAGCTCAATATCGACAGCGAGCTGGCCTCCTAA
- a CDS encoding ABC transporter substrate-binding protein, whose translation MPKSGRAKSGTVKSGSAQPGTETPALSRRSVIRASAVAAAFMLAGCTAEAADDSPSPAPAATGPAGPRGRFVFAAAARPVTLDPALATDTESYRVTRQVLEGLVGVDPLTSAPTPLLAKSWTKSEDRRTYTFELRRDVTFHDGEPFNAEAVRRNFERWYTLPESVRSDSLMYRSVFRGFSDTPKTAVYRECVVEDEYTVRVELTEPLDSFIPALAAPAFAMSSPKALTDAAADALTQERNGRKVSGYGVAPVGTGPFRFVGWNEDTVELAAYPEYWGEAGQIGTVVFRTISSPEGRLRALKKGDVDGYDLVTVNDVGDLARNGLQIQQRDPYSILYLGINTNFPGLDNVLIRRAVAHAIDKPAVLEGLFLNGTKAANQFLPEKLGLTSDSITSYGYDVDKARELLKEAGYDGRELPFYYPRRVTRSYLPTPEKVYARLSSQLTAAGFNIRPVPVDWSQGYLDRVQGKEDRAFHLLGLAGSYEAGDNFVGTLFGRYTAEFSYNDPEVFTGIEKARTLAEGQEQTDAYQAISDRISERVPAVPLAFPISALALSPRVGGYPTSPVLHEVFNRITLTDS comes from the coding sequence GTGCCCAAGTCCGGCAGAGCCAAATCCGGGACCGTCAAATCCGGCAGCGCCCAGCCCGGCACCGAGACCCCCGCCCTTTCCCGCCGTTCCGTTATCCGTGCGAGCGCCGTGGCCGCGGCCTTTATGCTCGCCGGCTGCACGGCGGAAGCAGCGGATGATTCCCCGTCCCCGGCCCCTGCGGCCACCGGACCGGCCGGTCCCCGGGGCCGGTTCGTCTTTGCGGCGGCGGCACGCCCGGTAACCCTGGACCCCGCCCTGGCCACGGACACCGAGTCCTACCGCGTCACGCGCCAGGTGCTGGAAGGACTGGTGGGCGTGGACCCCCTGACCTCCGCCCCGACGCCGCTGCTGGCGAAGAGCTGGACCAAGTCCGAGGACCGCAGGACCTACACCTTTGAACTGCGCCGCGACGTCACCTTCCACGACGGCGAGCCGTTCAACGCCGAAGCCGTACGCCGGAACTTCGAGCGCTGGTACACCCTGCCGGAATCCGTGCGCAGCGATTCCCTGATGTACCGGTCGGTTTTCCGCGGGTTCTCGGACACCCCGAAGACCGCGGTCTACCGGGAATGCGTGGTTGAGGACGAATACACGGTGCGGGTGGAGCTCACTGAGCCACTGGACAGCTTCATCCCCGCCCTTGCCGCTCCGGCCTTCGCCATGTCGTCGCCGAAGGCCCTCACGGACGCCGCCGCCGATGCCCTGACCCAGGAACGCAACGGGCGGAAGGTTTCCGGCTACGGTGTCGCCCCGGTGGGCACCGGTCCGTTCCGCTTTGTCGGCTGGAACGAGGACACCGTTGAGCTGGCCGCCTACCCGGAGTACTGGGGCGAGGCCGGACAGATCGGAACCGTCGTCTTCCGGACCATCTCCAGCCCCGAAGGCCGGCTTCGTGCCCTGAAGAAGGGGGACGTGGACGGCTACGACCTGGTGACCGTCAACGACGTCGGCGACCTGGCCCGCAACGGCCTGCAGATCCAGCAACGGGACCCGTATTCCATCCTCTATCTGGGCATCAACACCAACTTCCCCGGTCTGGACAACGTCCTGATCCGCCGGGCGGTTGCCCACGCCATCGACAAGCCGGCCGTCCTGGAGGGTCTGTTCCTGAACGGCACCAAGGCCGCCAACCAGTTCCTCCCGGAAAAGCTCGGCCTGACCTCCGACAGCATTACCAGCTACGGGTACGACGTCGACAAGGCCCGCGAGCTGCTCAAGGAAGCCGGCTACGACGGCCGTGAACTGCCGTTCTACTATCCGCGCCGCGTGACCCGCAGCTACCTGCCCACACCGGAAAAGGTCTACGCCCGGCTCAGCAGCCAGCTCACCGCCGCCGGATTCAATATCCGCCCGGTCCCCGTGGACTGGTCCCAGGGCTACCTCGACAGGGTGCAGGGCAAGGAGGACCGGGCCTTCCACCTGCTCGGGCTTGCCGGAAGCTACGAGGCCGGGGACAACTTTGTGGGAACCCTGTTCGGCCGCTATACCGCCGAATTTTCCTACAATGACCCCGAGGTCTTCACTGGCATCGAAAAAGCACGGACCCTCGCCGAAGGCCAGGAACAGACGGACGCCTACCAAGCGATCTCCGATCGGATTTCAGAACGGGTGCCGGCTGTCCCCCTCGCTTTCCCCATCTCCGCCTTGGCGCTCTCCCCCCGGGTGGGCGGCTATCCCACCAGCCCCGTCCTGCACGAAGTCTTCAACCGGATCACCCTGACGGACAGCTGA
- a CDS encoding MarR family winged helix-turn-helix transcriptional regulator — MHSTNDATAKQAAEAWESLFRVQVGVMRRLQRDPEFRDLTMREYDVLFNLTRCPGGWIRLNELNEHLLISQPSLSRMVDRLQARGLVQRRPAENDQRGVELSLTEEGRAVQRRLGRIHVRGIHELLTPALDSTELEQLKELTDKVLASLED, encoded by the coding sequence ATGCACTCAACGAATGACGCCACGGCGAAACAGGCAGCGGAAGCGTGGGAATCGCTGTTCCGCGTCCAGGTAGGCGTTATGCGTCGGCTGCAGCGGGATCCGGAGTTCCGGGACCTGACCATGCGGGAGTACGACGTCCTGTTCAACCTGACGCGCTGCCCCGGCGGCTGGATCCGGCTCAATGAGCTCAATGAACACCTGCTCATCAGCCAGCCCAGCCTGAGCCGGATGGTGGACCGGCTCCAGGCCCGTGGCCTGGTGCAGCGCCGGCCCGCCGAGAACGACCAGCGCGGTGTGGAACTCTCACTGACCGAGGAGGGACGGGCGGTCCAGCGCCGCCTGGGCCGCATCCACGTGCGCGGGATCCATGAGCTGCTGACCCCCGCCCTGGACAGCACGGAACTGGAACAGCTGAAGGAACTGACGGACAAGGTCCTGGCCAGCCTGGAGGACTAA
- a CDS encoding malate:quinone oxidoreductase yields MTANSPADKSATKTDVLLIGGGIMSATLGAFLKQLQPDWDISLYERLDRAGLESSDPWNNAGTGHAALCELNYSPAAADGSVDPAKAVGINEQFQVSRQFWSHLVSSGHISNSFINPLPHMSFVWGDAHSEYLRRRYESLSAQPLFKTMEFSEDPAKLAEWAPLIMEGRDPSQRVAASRVAGGTDVDFGALTRELTNYLGANGVNMNFRHEVGNVSRSSTGGWEVRVKDLAAGTTSTVSARFVFIGGGGGALHLLQASGIPEGKGFGGFPVSGQFLRSTDESIISRHNAKVYGQASVGAPPMSVPHLDTRFVNGQRSLLFGPYGGFSPKFLKTGSYLDLPLSVRPSNLVPMLGVAKDNMSLVKYLVTEVMKTREGKTQALQEFMPSAKTEGWDLITAGQRVQVIKKDPKKGGVLQFGTELITAADGSIGALLGASPGASTAPPIMINLLKRAFPRQFGGWEPKIKEMIPGYGVKLNENEQLAAEIEADTTKVLGLS; encoded by the coding sequence TTGACTGCTAATAGCCCGGCGGATAAGTCCGCAACGAAAACTGATGTACTGCTGATCGGCGGCGGCATCATGAGCGCGACCCTCGGGGCGTTCCTGAAGCAGCTCCAGCCAGACTGGGACATCTCCCTCTACGAGCGCCTCGACCGCGCGGGGCTGGAAAGCTCCGACCCGTGGAACAACGCGGGAACCGGCCATGCCGCACTCTGCGAGCTCAACTACAGCCCGGCCGCGGCCGACGGCTCCGTTGACCCGGCGAAGGCGGTGGGCATCAACGAGCAGTTCCAGGTTTCCCGGCAGTTCTGGTCGCATCTGGTGTCTTCCGGCCACATCTCCAACAGCTTCATCAATCCGCTGCCGCACATGAGCTTCGTCTGGGGTGACGCGCATTCGGAGTACCTGCGCCGCCGCTACGAGTCGCTGAGCGCCCAGCCCCTGTTCAAGACCATGGAGTTCTCCGAGGACCCGGCCAAGCTGGCCGAATGGGCCCCCCTGATCATGGAAGGCCGCGACCCGTCCCAGCGCGTTGCCGCCTCGCGCGTTGCCGGCGGCACCGACGTCGACTTCGGTGCGCTGACCCGCGAACTGACCAACTACCTCGGTGCCAACGGCGTGAACATGAACTTCCGCCACGAGGTCGGCAATGTGTCGCGTTCCTCCACCGGCGGCTGGGAGGTTCGGGTCAAGGACCTGGCAGCCGGCACCACCAGCACCGTTTCCGCCCGCTTCGTCTTCATCGGCGGCGGCGGCGGAGCCCTGCACCTACTCCAGGCCTCCGGCATCCCCGAGGGGAAGGGCTTCGGCGGCTTCCCCGTCTCCGGCCAGTTCCTGCGCTCCACGGACGAATCCATCATTTCGCGCCACAACGCGAAGGTGTACGGGCAGGCCTCCGTCGGTGCACCGCCCATGTCGGTCCCGCACCTGGACACCCGATTCGTCAACGGCCAGCGTTCCCTGCTGTTCGGCCCGTACGGCGGCTTCTCCCCGAAGTTCCTGAAGACCGGTTCCTACCTGGACCTGCCGCTTTCGGTCCGCCCGTCCAACCTCGTGCCGATGCTGGGTGTGGCCAAGGACAACATGAGCCTCGTCAAGTACCTCGTCACCGAGGTGATGAAGACCCGTGAAGGCAAAACGCAGGCGCTGCAGGAATTCATGCCGTCCGCGAAGACCGAAGGCTGGGACCTCATCACCGCGGGCCAGCGTGTCCAGGTCATCAAGAAGGACCCGAAGAAGGGCGGCGTGCTGCAGTTCGGCACCGAACTCATCACCGCCGCGGACGGCTCCATCGGCGCCCTGCTCGGGGCCTCCCCCGGCGCTTCCACGGCACCGCCCATCATGATCAACCTGCTCAAGCGCGCCTTCCCCCGCCAGTTCGGCGGCTGGGAACCGAAGATCAAGGAAATGATCCCGGGCTACGGCGTGAAGCTCAACGAGAACGAGCAGCTGGCGGCGGAGATCGAAGCCGACACCACCAAGGTCCTGGGACTTTCCTAG
- a CDS encoding Lrp/AsnC family transcriptional regulator has translation MPTDALDARIVTLFTDNPRMSVLEASRRLSVARATVQARLDRMQETGVIAGWGPRIDAEALGYDVVAYCSLTIRQDTGHDAVVAALSRIPEIQEVHTVSGESDLLARVAARSNSDLQRVIDAIVSTNTVLRTSSVIVLNTHFQGRMLPLLHAAADTGI, from the coding sequence ATGCCCACCGACGCGCTGGACGCCCGTATTGTCACCCTGTTCACCGACAACCCCCGGATGTCGGTGCTGGAGGCCTCGCGCCGGCTGTCGGTTGCCCGGGCCACCGTGCAGGCACGCCTGGACCGGATGCAGGAGACCGGAGTGATTGCCGGATGGGGTCCGCGGATCGACGCCGAGGCCCTGGGGTACGACGTCGTGGCGTACTGCTCGCTCACCATCCGCCAGGACACCGGCCACGACGCGGTGGTCGCCGCGCTGTCCCGCATTCCGGAAATCCAGGAGGTCCACACCGTCTCGGGGGAGAGCGACCTGCTGGCCCGGGTGGCAGCGCGGTCCAATTCGGATCTGCAGCGGGTCATCGACGCCATTGTCTCCACCAACACCGTCCTGCGGACCTCTTCCGTGATTGTGCTCAACACGCACTTCCAGGGACGGATGCTGCCGCTGCTGCATGCCGCCGCGGACACCGGGATCTGA